A DNA window from Microcystis aeruginosa NIES-843 contains the following coding sequences:
- a CDS encoding ABC transporter permease: MLKYFLKRLLFSIPTLLAISMVVFGILALAPGDPMGEFAANPAITEAVRENIRKSLGLDQPLPVRYVKWLLAFLQGDMGYSFTSRSPVFTLIWQRLPTTLWIVGIAYIFGVLIAFPLGVISAVKRYSWLDKIISTFSMLGFSLPTFVTGLLLIIIFSVQLNWLPSFYNSTLKISDFNSLIEQVKQSIMPVTVLSLYQGAMLMRFVRSSVTEEIHQEYVKTALAKGLTNFSVLTKHIVRNALIPVVTLIALDIPSIFTGALVTEQVFRVPGIGALLIDSISRSDTPVVMAITFIYGILIVIFNLIADLTYSWLDPRVRY; the protein is encoded by the coding sequence ATGCTGAAATACTTTCTGAAAAGATTATTATTTTCGATTCCCACTCTTTTAGCTATTAGTATGGTGGTTTTTGGCATTTTGGCCCTAGCGCCGGGGGATCCGATGGGAGAATTTGCCGCTAATCCTGCTATTACGGAAGCGGTGCGAGAAAATATTCGCAAAAGTCTCGGATTAGATCAACCCCTTCCCGTGCGTTATGTCAAGTGGTTGTTAGCATTTCTTCAAGGAGATATGGGCTATTCTTTCACCAGTCGCAGCCCAGTTTTTACCCTCATTTGGCAGCGTTTACCCACAACCCTCTGGATTGTCGGTATTGCCTATATTTTTGGGGTTTTAATTGCTTTTCCTTTAGGCGTAATTTCAGCAGTCAAGCGCTATTCTTGGTTAGACAAAATCATCTCTACTTTTTCGATGCTTGGCTTTTCTTTACCCACCTTTGTAACGGGATTATTATTAATTATTATCTTTAGTGTGCAGTTAAACTGGCTACCATCTTTTTATAACAGTACCCTAAAAATCAGTGATTTTAATAGTTTGATCGAGCAGGTTAAACAGTCAATTATGCCCGTAACTGTATTAAGCTTATATCAAGGGGCGATGTTGATGCGTTTTGTGCGTTCTTCCGTAACTGAAGAAATTCACCAAGAGTACGTTAAAACTGCCTTAGCGAAGGGACTAACTAATTTTTCTGTCCTCACTAAGCATATAGTTCGCAATGCTTTAATCCCCGTTGTCACCCTGATTGCTCTCGATATTCCCTCAATTTTTACCGGTGCTTTAGTTACAGAACAAGTGTTTCGTGTGCCGGGTATCGGTGCTTTATTAATCGATTCTATTTCCCGCAGTGATACCCCCGTAGTGATGGCGATTACCTTTATCTATGGGATTTTAATTGTTATCTTTAACTTAATTGCCGATTTAACCTATAGTTGGCTCGATCCGCGAGTCAGATATTAA
- a CDS encoding VOC family protein, giving the protein MNITESLHTAILVTDLEKAVNFYENVLGLTRIDRPFQYDGVWYQVGDYQIHLIVDTNYQNYRPNPQKWGRNPHIAFAIDDVTAMGKYLESQGYTIQMSASGRKALFVSDPDGNILEMSQI; this is encoded by the coding sequence ATGAACATTACAGAATCCTTACACACGGCGATTTTAGTCACCGATCTAGAAAAAGCTGTTAACTTTTACGAAAATGTTCTAGGATTGACTAGAATTGATCGCCCTTTTCAATACGATGGGGTTTGGTATCAAGTGGGAGATTATCAAATTCATTTAATTGTCGATACCAATTATCAAAACTACCGTCCCAATCCCCAAAAATGGGGACGCAATCCTCATATTGCCTTCGCTATTGATGACGTGACGGCCATGGGTAAGTATCTAGAAAGTCAAGGTTATACAATTCAAATGAGTGCATCGGGTAGAAAGGCCTTATTTGTCAGTGATCCCGATGGTAATATCCTAGAAATGAGCCAAATTTAG
- a CDS encoding cytochrome c biogenesis protein CcdA, which translates to MLDQLQTQLYHLEQYADRLVTSQLTHLSFVSIAVIFLAGLLTSLTPCMLSMLPITVAYIGGYENQGRLAAFWQSTWFSLGLATTLAGLGLIAATLGKVYGQVGIGLPIIVSAIAILMGLNLLELLPLRFPSLGATDWITGDFPPILRSYLLGLTFGLIASPCSTPVLATLLAWVANTGDLSLGGGLLLSYTGGYVLPLIIVGSFTASLKSFLSLRQWSGWINPVSGVLLIGFGVFSLLSRLL; encoded by the coding sequence ATGTTAGACCAATTACAGACTCAACTCTATCACCTTGAACAATACGCCGATCGCTTAGTGACTTCCCAACTAACTCACCTTAGTTTTGTCAGTATTGCCGTGATTTTTCTAGCCGGTTTACTTACCAGTCTTACCCCCTGTATGCTGTCGATGTTGCCGATTACCGTCGCTTATATCGGGGGTTACGAAAATCAAGGTCGTTTAGCGGCTTTTTGGCAGTCCACATGGTTTTCCCTGGGATTAGCCACCACCTTAGCGGGATTGGGACTAATTGCCGCTACTTTAGGAAAAGTCTATGGACAGGTGGGGATCGGTTTACCAATTATCGTCAGTGCGATCGCTATTTTGATGGGGTTAAACCTCTTGGAATTATTACCCCTGCGCTTCCCCTCCCTTGGCGCTACCGATTGGATTACCGGCGATTTTCCCCCGATTTTGCGGTCCTATCTTCTCGGTTTAACATTTGGTTTAATCGCCTCTCCTTGCAGTACACCTGTTCTAGCAACTCTATTGGCATGGGTGGCAAATACGGGAGATTTAAGCTTAGGAGGGGGATTATTGTTATCCTACACTGGCGGTTATGTTTTACCCCTAATTATCGTCGGTTCTTTTACTGCCTCGCTGAAAAGCTTTCTTTCTCTGCGTCAATGGTCCGGGTGGATTAATCCTGTCAGTGGGGTTTTATTAATCGGTTTTGGAGTTTTTTCTTTATTATCCCGTCTGCTGTGA
- a CDS encoding cytochrome c biogenesis protein — MTISETSSNLKNTPPQWGRKFIQTIADLRLAIILLLLIAIFSISGTVIEQGQSLSFYQANYPEKPALFGFLTWKVLLLLGLNHVYSTWWYLSLLILFGSSLTACTFRRQLPALKAARNWQFYQQSRQFQKLALSAELETGSLESLTPLLEKKGYKVFLENNSLYARKGLIGKIGPIIVHAAMLIILAGAIWGALTGFFAQEMVASGDSFQVKNIIEAGPLSKNSLPKDWGIKVNRFWIDYSPKGDIEQFYSDLSVIDNQGQEIDRKTIQVNQPLHHKGVTFYQTSWGIAGVKVQVNNSPILQLPMASLDTKGNGQIWGTWIPTKTDLSEGVSLLTRDLQGTVIVYDAQGDLTSAVREGMTIPINGVNLKIVELVGSTGLQIKADPGVPIVYLGFALLMMGVVMSYFSHSQIWALQSGDRFYIGGKTNRAQVSFEREIIDTIERLKLK; from the coding sequence ATGACTATATCGGAAACTTCCTCAAATTTAAAGAATACACCGCCTCAATGGGGACGGAAATTTATCCAGACTATTGCCGATCTACGATTGGCAATTATCCTCTTACTTTTAATCGCTATTTTTAGCATTTCTGGGACGGTAATCGAACAGGGTCAATCTCTATCTTTCTACCAAGCTAATTATCCTGAAAAACCCGCTTTATTTGGCTTTCTGACTTGGAAAGTTTTATTACTATTGGGATTAAATCATGTTTATAGCACTTGGTGGTATCTATCATTATTAATTCTCTTCGGTTCCAGTTTAACCGCTTGCACCTTCCGACGACAATTACCCGCTTTAAAGGCGGCCAGAAACTGGCAATTTTATCAACAATCTCGCCAATTTCAAAAACTAGCTTTAAGTGCCGAATTAGAAACTGGTTCCCTAGAATCTCTCACCCCCTTGTTAGAAAAAAAAGGCTACAAAGTTTTTCTAGAAAATAACAGTCTTTATGCTCGTAAAGGTCTGATTGGTAAAATCGGTCCGATTATCGTTCATGCAGCCATGTTAATTATTTTAGCAGGAGCGATCTGGGGAGCGTTAACGGGGTTTTTCGCTCAAGAAATGGTAGCTAGTGGCGATAGTTTTCAGGTTAAAAATATTATTGAAGCTGGACCCTTATCTAAAAATTCTCTCCCTAAGGATTGGGGGATTAAAGTTAATCGTTTTTGGATTGATTATAGTCCTAAAGGTGATATAGAACAATTTTATTCTGATTTGTCGGTGATCGATAATCAAGGACAGGAGATCGATCGCAAAACTATTCAAGTTAATCAACCTTTGCACCATAAAGGGGTGACTTTTTATCAAACCAGTTGGGGGATTGCTGGGGTAAAAGTACAGGTGAATAATAGTCCGATCCTACAGCTACCGATGGCTAGTTTAGACACCAAAGGTAATGGACAAATCTGGGGAACTTGGATTCCGACTAAAACCGATCTTAGTGAGGGAGTTTCTCTTTTAACCAGAGATTTACAAGGTACGGTAATTGTCTATGATGCTCAGGGAGATTTAACCTCTGCTGTACGAGAAGGAATGACGATTCCCATCAATGGAGTTAATCTAAAAATAGTCGAATTAGTGGGCAGTACAGGTTTACAAATTAAGGCAGATCCGGGAGTACCTATCGTCTATTTAGGTTTTGCTTTATTGATGATGGGAGTGGTAATGAGTTACTTTTCCCATTCGCAAATTTGGGCTTTACAATCGGGCGATCGCTTTTATATTGGTGGTAAAACTAATCGCGCTCAAGTCAGTTTTGAACGGGAAATAATTGATACCATTGAAAGGCTAAAGTTAAAGTAG
- a CDS encoding DNA-formamidopyrimidine glycosylase, with product MPELPEVETVRRGLNQVTQGQKIIGGEVLLQRTLAYPNCEATFLQGIAQTTITNWQRRGKYLLANLDNGSSIGVHLRMTGQLLWVKDTTPLPIHTRLRFFFANQQELRFVDTRTFGKIWWIAADKTPESVITGLKKLGLEPFDRNFTADYLYSHCQKSRRPIKTFLLDQNVVAGIGNIYADEVLFKSGIHPQTAANLLKIEQIDLLTKNIISVLETAIAEGGTSFSDFLHVTGVNGNYGAMAWVYGRNGENCRLCGATIARIKLSGRSAHFCPQCQVSRGEGRKS from the coding sequence ATGCCAGAATTGCCAGAAGTAGAAACGGTGCGTCGCGGATTAAATCAAGTTACCCAGGGCCAAAAAATTATCGGTGGGGAAGTATTATTACAGCGTACCCTAGCCTATCCTAATTGCGAGGCAACTTTTCTGCAAGGAATTGCTCAGACCACGATTACCAATTGGCAGCGCCGAGGCAAATATCTCCTCGCCAATTTAGATAATGGTAGCAGTATCGGGGTTCATCTGCGTATGACTGGACAATTGCTCTGGGTAAAAGATACCACTCCCCTGCCGATTCATACGCGCTTACGCTTCTTTTTTGCCAATCAGCAAGAATTGCGCTTCGTCGATACCCGCACTTTCGGGAAAATTTGGTGGATTGCCGCCGATAAAACCCCAGAAAGCGTGATTACTGGTCTCAAAAAACTGGGATTGGAACCCTTCGATCGCAATTTTACCGCCGATTACCTCTATAGTCACTGTCAAAAAAGTCGTCGTCCGATTAAAACTTTTCTCCTCGATCAAAATGTAGTCGCAGGAATTGGCAATATCTACGCAGATGAAGTTCTTTTTAAAAGTGGCATCCATCCCCAAACTGCCGCTAATCTCTTGAAAATTGAGCAAATAGACTTATTGACAAAAAACATTATTTCTGTATTGGAAACAGCGATCGCTGAAGGCGGAACCAGTTTTAGCGATTTTCTCCACGTTACGGGAGTTAATGGCAATTATGGGGCGATGGCCTGGGTTTACGGTCGTAATGGCGAAAATTGTCGCCTTTGCGGTGCAACTATTGCCAGAATTAAATTAAGTGGGCGCTCGGCTCATTTTTGTCCCCAGTGTCAAGTCTCAAGGGGAGAAGGGAGAAAAAGCTGA
- a CDS encoding tetratricopeptide repeat protein encodes MKASLSHRRWLSIGLVLMLFALLSFSMMPLLTSILQSERHSGQSHLSAVKQEELASQALGYQMVLEREPDNQTALRGLLDTRLQQGDLKQAIEPLEKLAQLNPQQSDYLLLLAEAKQQIEDYAGATASYRALLASHPQELRALTGLTNLFLSQNRPIEAISLVKDTLDRALKAAADPNNPASLIDIVSVQLLLGKIYFEQQNYPEALNAYKQAQQMDVNDFRPILAAAIVLKEQGKNQEAQPLFQDALSRAPFAYRQEIQTLADENNKIEATAPNQ; translated from the coding sequence ATGAAAGCTTCTCTCTCTCACCGTCGTTGGCTGTCCATCGGTCTCGTGCTGATGTTATTTGCCTTGCTGTCTTTCTCGATGATGCCGCTATTGACTTCTATTCTCCAGAGTGAGCGGCACTCGGGCCAGAGTCATCTGTCCGCAGTCAAACAAGAGGAATTAGCCAGTCAAGCACTGGGTTATCAGATGGTTTTAGAGCGCGAACCCGATAATCAGACGGCTTTGCGGGGATTATTAGATACTCGCTTACAGCAGGGCGATTTAAAGCAAGCGATCGAACCTTTAGAAAAATTAGCGCAACTTAACCCCCAACAATCCGATTATCTACTACTTTTGGCAGAAGCGAAACAGCAAATAGAGGACTATGCAGGAGCCACAGCCAGTTATCGCGCTCTTTTAGCCTCCCATCCCCAAGAGCTGCGGGCCTTGACCGGATTAACTAATTTATTTCTTAGCCAAAACCGCCCGATCGAGGCGATTAGTCTGGTCAAAGATACGCTTGATCGCGCTTTAAAAGCTGCTGCCGATCCCAATAATCCTGCTAGTTTAATCGATATCGTTTCCGTTCAGTTACTTTTAGGCAAAATCTATTTCGAGCAGCAAAATTATCCGGAAGCTTTAAACGCCTATAAACAAGCTCAACAGATGGATGTTAACGATTTCCGACCGATTTTGGCAGCGGCGATCGTACTGAAAGAACAGGGCAAAAATCAAGAGGCTCAACCCCTCTTTCAAGATGCTCTCAGTCGCGCTCCTTTTGCTTACAGACAGGAGATTCAGACCCTAGCCGACGAAAATAACAAAATTGAAGCCACAGCCCCTAATCAGTGA
- a CDS encoding lysylphosphatidylglycerol synthase domain-containing protein has product MYKKIQRFAPIILSLSLFILAVWAISQEFKHYTFAQLLASLDHITTSRQLEAIFWMALGYLSMTGYDRLGFYYIKHPLALGTIIRTAFISYALGNTIGLTLFSGTAIRYRFYTPAGVGVVDIAKVITFTHLSFWLGMLGIGGLSFLLDPQRIPQLLKLPFLTTKPLGIIFLLLVTGYFFLTLTYKKPIRIGQENIYLPSWTLFLALILLTFIDWILAARVLYLLLPGSYNTSFLGFFGLYVFAMTAGVLSNVPGGIGVFEFIMLRLRPEYVSNAELLGSLIAYRAIYYFLPLIVAFVWLLGYEARRK; this is encoded by the coding sequence ATGTATAAAAAAATCCAGCGTTTTGCTCCGATTATCCTGTCCTTGAGTTTATTTATTCTAGCGGTCTGGGCAATTAGTCAAGAATTTAAACACTACACTTTTGCCCAACTCTTGGCTAGTTTGGATCATATTACCACAAGTCGTCAGCTAGAAGCTATTTTTTGGATGGCTTTGGGTTATTTGTCGATGACGGGTTATGATCGCCTAGGTTTTTATTATATCAAGCATCCCTTAGCTTTAGGCACTATTATCCGCACTGCTTTTATCAGTTATGCTCTTGGTAATACCATTGGTTTGACCTTATTTTCCGGGACAGCAATCCGTTATCGTTTCTATACTCCTGCGGGGGTGGGGGTGGTGGATATTGCCAAAGTTATTACTTTTACCCATTTAAGCTTTTGGTTAGGAATGTTAGGGATTGGTGGTTTAAGTTTCCTCCTCGATCCCCAACGGATTCCTCAACTTTTAAAATTACCTTTTTTAACTACTAAACCTTTAGGAATAATTTTTTTATTGCTGGTTACGGGATATTTTTTCTTGACTCTCACCTATAAAAAACCAATAAGAATCGGCCAAGAAAATATCTATTTACCCTCTTGGACTCTTTTCCTGGCTTTGATTTTGTTGACTTTTATTGATTGGATATTAGCCGCTAGAGTTCTCTATCTTCTTCTCCCGGGCAGCTACAATACTTCGTTTTTAGGATTTTTCGGTCTCTATGTATTTGCCATGACGGCAGGGGTATTAAGCAATGTGCCGGGGGGAATAGGGGTTTTTGAGTTTATCATGCTGAGATTACGCCCCGAATATGTATCTAATGCCGAGCTTTTAGGCTCTTTAATCGCCTATCGAGCTATTTATTATTTCCTGCCTTTAATTGTCGCTTTTGTCTGGTTGTTGGGTTACGAGGCGCGCAGAAAATAA